The following coding sequences are from one Humulus lupulus chromosome X, drHumLupu1.1, whole genome shotgun sequence window:
- the LOC133805914 gene encoding uncharacterized mitochondrial protein AtMg00810-like — MMSLSSSKIFGLKQSPHAWFGKFSQAIEKFGMMKSKSDHSVFYKRSEVGIILLVVYVDEIIITRNDTRGISSLKSFLHTQFHTKDLGVLNYFLGVEVTQSKQGDGKPFEVPEKYRRLVGKLNCLTVTRPDIAYSVSVVNANWAGSKVDRRSTSGYCIFVGGNLVSWKSKKQTIVSRSSAESVDRAMAQFV; from the exons ATGATGAGTTTGTCGTCTTCGAAAATCTTTGGTTTGAAACAAAGTCCTCATGCTTGGTTTGGAAAGTTTAGTCAGGCTATTGAGAAATTTGGTATGATGAAAAGCAAGTCTGATCATTCGGTGTTCTACAAACGATCAGAAGTTGGCATCATTTTGTTAGTTGTATATGTGGATGAAATTATTATCACCAGAAATGATACTAGAGGAATCTCTTCTCTTAAATCTTTCCTTCATACTCAATTTCACACAAAAGATTTAGGGGTGTTAAATTATTTCTTAGGAGTTGAGGTCACTCAAAGTAAACAAG GAGATGGAAAACCATTTGAAGTTCCTGAAAAGTATCGAAGGTTGGTTGGGAAGTTGAATTGTCTTACTGTGACTCGTCCAGACATTGCCTACTCAGTTAGTGTTGTTA ATGCAAATTGGGCAGGTTCCAAAGTAGATAGAAGATCCACTTCAGGTTATTGTATTTTTGTTGGAGGGAATCTGGTCTCATGGAAGAGTAAAAAGCAAACCATTGTGTCACGATCTAGTGCAGAGTCAGTTGATCGAGCTATGGCACAATTTGTGTGA